One genomic region from Salipiger sp. CCB-MM3 encodes:
- a CDS encoding YncE family protein, whose product MSLATALRTGVCGLALSALMAGAALSDPFTGLAKGFEGQMIAEGLNRAPITAGSTAEIRGKGFTPGQSVVLRQNGVALNEGAPIVADAKGTFRTEITVPEAAEPGLYPVVAEIADPAFAMTVDLKVSPVLPESGGLNVTSQKLASGLYQVAQTPDALYVTSAVGRPPVTESKLMKLDPSTLEVLAEVTPADAPDGDNGRDGGVFAVYGVGVDVAQGQVWVTNTRQNTVAVYSADDLSLIKQFEPGAVPHPRDALVLDGKVYVSATFEPVIHVFDSATLEELAPIELRSGKRGERFGTASMDIDAESGRLVVVSLTTDEVATVDLGTGTQTSVHALPLSKRTIGVAYDGADGLIFTTGMNTDNLLILDAKTGEALHDVPVGSGPLNVTYDAVNDLAWVAVRGSDSLVAVSPEGDVVAKTEIGSYPNHLTTAEDGGVFVVNKARGAEDESGDHISHVTPGS is encoded by the coding sequence ATGTCCCTTGCCACGGCACTCCGCACTGGCGTCTGCGGTCTCGCGCTTTCCGCGCTGATGGCTGGCGCTGCGCTTTCCGATCCGTTCACCGGCCTTGCCAAGGGCTTTGAGGGCCAGATGATCGCCGAGGGGCTGAACCGTGCGCCGATCACCGCCGGAAGCACCGCCGAGATCCGCGGCAAGGGCTTCACCCCCGGTCAGAGCGTCGTGCTGCGGCAGAATGGCGTCGCGCTGAACGAGGGCGCGCCGATCGTGGCCGATGCCAAGGGCACCTTCCGCACCGAGATCACCGTCCCCGAAGCCGCTGAGCCGGGGCTTTACCCGGTGGTGGCCGAGATCGCCGATCCGGCCTTTGCCATGACCGTGGACCTGAAGGTCTCGCCGGTGCTGCCCGAAAGCGGCGGGCTCAACGTCACGTCGCAGAAACTGGCGTCGGGGCTCTATCAGGTGGCGCAAACCCCGGATGCGCTCTACGTGACCTCCGCCGTGGGCCGTCCGCCGGTGACCGAAAGCAAGCTGATGAAGCTTGATCCGTCGACGCTGGAAGTGCTGGCTGAAGTGACCCCCGCAGACGCGCCGGATGGCGACAATGGCCGCGATGGCGGTGTCTTCGCGGTCTATGGCGTTGGCGTCGACGTGGCGCAGGGGCAGGTCTGGGTGACAAACACGCGGCAGAACACCGTGGCGGTCTATAGCGCCGACGATCTGTCGCTGATCAAGCAGTTCGAGCCCGGCGCGGTGCCGCACCCCCGCGATGCGCTCGTGCTGGACGGCAAGGTCTACGTCAGCGCCACCTTCGAGCCGGTGATCCACGTCTTCGACAGCGCGACGCTGGAAGAACTGGCCCCGATCGAGCTGCGTTCGGGCAAGCGCGGCGAGCGCTTTGGCACCGCCAGCATGGACATCGACGCCGAGAGCGGCAGGCTGGTCGTGGTCAGCCTGACCACCGACGAGGTCGCGACCGTCGATCTGGGCACCGGCACGCAGACCTCTGTGCATGCGCTGCCGCTGTCCAAGCGCACCATCGGCGTGGCCTATGACGGGGCCGACGGTTTGATCTTCACCACCGGCATGAACACCGACAACCTGCTGATCCTCGACGCCAAGACCGGCGAGGCGCTGCATGACGTGCCGGTGGGCTCGGGGCCGCTCAACGTGACCTATGACGCGGTGAACGATCTGGCGTGGGTCGCAGTGCGCGGCTCGGACTCGCTGGTCGCCGTCTCGCCCGAAGGCGACGTGGTGGCGAAGACCGAGATCGGCAGCTACCCCAACCACCTGACAACCGCCGAAGACGGCGGCGTCTTTGTGGTCAACAAGGCGCGCGGCGCCGAGGATGAAAGCGGCGATCACATCAGCCACGTGACTCCGGGCAGTTGA
- a CDS encoding winged helix-turn-helix transcriptional regulator: MSNASYFQFCPVAMAAEILCTRWTMVLVRELVAGSTRFNDLRRGVPRMSRSLLAQRLRELEAADIVERRPVPGTQHVDYLLTPAGKDLLSIVEAFGIWGQKWVKSEPSLERLDVSLLMWDMRRNLDPSPLPPRRTVLNFRFPDLPQSKRAWWLIVEPNGAVDLCLADPGFEVDLFVTTDLRTMTEIWMGLATARQAAERMQLDGNRAVAETMQQWLGLSPFAAQKKLVS; encoded by the coding sequence ATGTCGAATGCCAGCTATTTCCAGTTCTGTCCGGTGGCCATGGCCGCTGAAATTCTCTGTACGCGGTGGACCATGGTGCTGGTCCGAGAACTCGTGGCGGGCTCGACCCGGTTCAACGATCTCAGGCGCGGCGTGCCGCGCATGTCGCGCTCGCTGCTGGCGCAGAGGCTGCGGGAATTGGAGGCTGCGGACATCGTCGAGCGTCGCCCGGTGCCCGGAACCCAGCACGTCGATTATCTGCTGACACCGGCCGGAAAGGATTTGCTTTCGATCGTCGAAGCCTTTGGCATCTGGGGCCAGAAATGGGTGAAATCCGAGCCGTCGCTCGAGCGGCTCGACGTGTCGCTGCTGATGTGGGACATGCGCCGCAATCTCGATCCCAGCCCATTGCCGCCGCGCCGGACGGTGCTGAATTTCCGCTTTCCGGACCTGCCGCAATCCAAGCGCGCGTGGTGGCTGATCGTCGAGCCAAACGGCGCGGTCGATCTGTGTCTGGCCGATCCCGGCTTCGAGGTCGATCTATTCGTGACCACCGATCTGCGCACGATGACCGAGATTTGGATGGGTCTTGCGACGGCGCGGCAGGCCGCCGAGAGAATGCAACTGGACGGCAATCGCGCGGTGGCTGAGACCATGCAGCAATGGCTTGGCCTGAGCCCATTCGCGGCGCAGAAGAAATTGGTCTCCTGA
- a CDS encoding META domain-containing protein, with product MNSLQGLARRLGLASLLLAFGGAPLMADTVELPVVVHLAEGATLPPEALLEVSLLDVSRADAPSIVIAERSYRIETLPVQIRLPYDDAQIDPRMSYVVSGKVASGATTVLRTTTAFSALTRDAPERPEITLEQIAPVPSAETAKDPAAAPMRITGVEWAASEIGGRLLVTEDPPSIAFDEDGRFSMYGGCNRFSGRAEIGARTISFMQPFAGTRRACPEPRMKLDQDMVAALEQASGYLRSGNRLSLTNAAGVTVLRLMERPE from the coding sequence ATGAACTCTTTGCAAGGTCTGGCCCGCCGTCTTGGCCTCGCCAGCCTGCTGCTGGCCTTTGGAGGAGCGCCGCTGATGGCCGACACCGTAGAGCTTCCCGTGGTTGTGCATCTCGCCGAGGGGGCCACGCTGCCGCCCGAGGCGCTGCTAGAGGTCTCGCTGCTGGACGTGTCGCGGGCAGATGCCCCGTCCATCGTGATCGCTGAGCGCAGCTATCGTATCGAGACGCTGCCGGTGCAGATCCGGCTGCCCTATGACGACGCGCAAATCGATCCGCGCATGAGCTATGTCGTCTCGGGCAAGGTCGCCTCGGGCGCCACCACGGTCCTGCGCACCACCACCGCTTTTTCCGCGCTGACCCGCGATGCGCCCGAACGTCCCGAGATCACGCTTGAACAGATCGCGCCGGTCCCCTCGGCCGAGACGGCCAAAGACCCGGCTGCCGCGCCGATGCGCATCACCGGCGTCGAATGGGCGGCCTCCGAGATTGGCGGTCGGCTTCTGGTGACCGAGGATCCGCCCAGCATCGCCTTTGACGAGGACGGCAGGTTTTCCATGTACGGCGGCTGCAACCGCTTTTCCGGACGGGCCGAGATCGGCGCGAGAACGATCAGCTTCATGCAGCCCTTCGCGGGCACCCGCCGGGCCTGCCCGGAGCCGCGCATGAAGCTCGATCAGGACATGGTCGCCGCGCTCGAACAGGCATCGGGCTATCTGCGCAGCGGCAACCGCCTCAGCCTCACCAATGCCGCCGGGGTGACCGTGCTGCGGCTGATGGAACGGCCCGAATAA
- a CDS encoding FAD-binding oxidoreductase, with protein sequence MSAGIELNGLNGSKQKITAEAHAALDAALRGGTALEGEPGYAEASEIWNAMHRRKPALVIRALGTSDIQAAVNFARSNGLRMSVRAGGHQIAGLAVEDGTLMLDLSLMRSVTVDPAARSAQVGPGAILGDVDRETQVHGLALPVGVNSTTGISGLTLGGGFGWITRKYGMTIDNLLSAEVVTADGAILRASETENPDLFWAIRGGGGNFGVVSSFEFRLHPVGPEVLSGLVIHPLDAAEDLLPKFRELCAKAPDELTIWSVLRKAPPLPFLPEDWHGREVLIFAACYSGDMSEGENAMRELRALGSPIVDVIGPHPFVGWQAAFDPLLTPGARNYWKSRDFLTLEDATISAILKAVKTLPDPQCEVFIAHVGGAMARVAPNATAFPQRDSHFTMNVHTRWDSADQDGACIAWARALFDATAAGAAPSVYVNFMPDDEPDRLGEAYGDNLARLREVKARYDPSNLFRVNHNIQPQEAAAAAQ encoded by the coding sequence ATGTCAGCAGGGATTGAACTCAACGGCCTCAACGGCTCGAAACAGAAGATCACCGCAGAAGCCCACGCCGCGCTCGACGCCGCGCTCCGCGGCGGCACCGCACTTGAAGGAGAGCCCGGCTATGCCGAGGCCAGCGAGATCTGGAACGCGATGCACCGCCGCAAGCCCGCGCTGGTGATCCGCGCGCTTGGGACGTCCGACATTCAGGCCGCGGTGAATTTCGCCCGCAGCAACGGCCTGCGCATGTCGGTGCGCGCCGGCGGCCACCAGATCGCCGGACTCGCGGTCGAAGACGGCACGCTGATGCTCGATCTGTCGCTAATGCGCTCGGTGACCGTGGACCCTGCGGCGCGCAGCGCGCAGGTCGGACCCGGAGCCATCCTCGGCGATGTGGACCGTGAGACGCAGGTCCACGGCCTTGCGCTGCCGGTTGGCGTGAATTCCACCACCGGAATTTCTGGCCTGACGCTGGGTGGTGGTTTCGGCTGGATCACCCGCAAATACGGCATGACCATCGACAACCTTCTTTCCGCCGAAGTGGTCACCGCCGATGGCGCCATCCTGCGCGCCTCAGAGACGGAAAACCCCGATCTCTTCTGGGCGATCCGCGGCGGCGGCGGCAATTTCGGCGTGGTGAGTTCCTTCGAGTTCCGCCTGCATCCGGTGGGGCCTGAAGTGCTGTCGGGGCTGGTCATCCATCCGCTCGATGCTGCGGAAGACCTGCTGCCGAAGTTCCGCGAGCTCTGCGCCAAAGCACCGGACGAGTTGACCATCTGGTCGGTCCTGCGCAAAGCGCCGCCCCTGCCCTTTTTGCCCGAGGACTGGCATGGCCGCGAGGTGCTGATCTTTGCTGCCTGCTATTCCGGAGACATGAGCGAGGGCGAGAACGCAATGCGCGAGTTGCGCGCGCTCGGCAGCCCGATCGTCGATGTCATCGGCCCGCATCCCTTTGTCGGCTGGCAGGCCGCCTTCGATCCGCTGCTCACACCCGGAGCGCGCAACTATTGGAAAAGCCGCGATTTCCTGACCCTCGAAGATGCGACGATCTCGGCCATTCTGAAGGCAGTTAAAACGCTGCCCGATCCGCAGTGCGAGGTCTTCATCGCGCATGTCGGCGGTGCAATGGCGCGTGTCGCACCAAATGCCACGGCCTTCCCGCAGCGCGACAGCCATTTCACGATGAATGTGCACACCCGCTGGGACAGCGCCGACCAAGATGGCGCCTGCATCGCATGGGCCCGCGCGCTCTTTGACGCCACCGCGGCGGGCGCGGCGCCAAGCGTCTATGTCAACTTCATGCCCGACGACGAGCCGGACCGGCTGGGAGAGGCCTATGGCGACAATCTCGCCCGGCTGCGCGAGGTGAAGGCGCGCTATGATCCGTCGAACCTCTTCCGGGTCAACCACAACATCCAGCCTCAGGAAGCGGCTGCCGCCGCGCAGTGA
- a CDS encoding glutathionylspermidine synthase family protein produces MEKINLPERAGWRDKAEELGFSFADMHGEPYWDETSAYRFTLRQIEDDLEDPSTELHGMCREAAAAITASEELMTRLGIPAEHWDLVAESWQRGDPEIYGRFDFAYDGQGPAKLLEYNADTPTSLYESASFQWLWLEEQIEAGVLRDGDDQFNGIHEALVERFRALFEPGTDLHFTAAGGNAEDYGTVETMGWAAREAELGAHYSDLEKLGVSTEGQFLDAEDRVIGTLFKLYPWEDLLRDDYAKHLRTAGCLMLEPAWKSVLSNKGLLPVLWRMFEGHPNLLPAFFEDEVSGALAGDAVNDPLISRAAEALQAGHVSKPIFSREGASVRITENGALLEAAPDGGYENHARVVQAYQPLPVFEGFRPVIGAWVIGETCAGIGVREDRARITQDLSRFKPHFIRD; encoded by the coding sequence ATGGAAAAGATCAATCTGCCCGAGCGCGCCGGATGGCGCGACAAGGCCGAAGAACTGGGCTTCAGCTTTGCTGACATGCATGGCGAGCCCTATTGGGACGAAACGTCGGCCTATCGCTTCACGCTGCGCCAGATCGAGGATGATCTTGAAGATCCCTCAACCGAACTGCATGGCATGTGCCGCGAGGCCGCCGCTGCGATCACGGCAAGCGAAGAGCTGATGACCCGGCTCGGCATTCCCGCCGAGCATTGGGACCTTGTCGCCGAAAGCTGGCAGCGCGGTGATCCCGAGATCTATGGCCGCTTCGATTTCGCCTATGACGGGCAGGGGCCTGCGAAGCTGCTGGAATATAACGCCGATACGCCGACCTCTCTTTACGAGAGCGCGTCTTTCCAATGGCTGTGGCTCGAAGAACAGATCGAAGCGGGCGTGCTGCGCGACGGTGACGACCAGTTCAACGGCATCCATGAGGCGCTGGTCGAGCGCTTCCGTGCGCTGTTCGAGCCGGGCACCGATCTGCATTTCACCGCCGCCGGTGGCAATGCCGAAGATTACGGCACCGTCGAGACCATGGGCTGGGCGGCGCGCGAGGCGGAGCTTGGCGCGCATTACAGCGATCTCGAAAAGCTCGGCGTCAGCACCGAGGGGCAGTTCCTCGACGCCGAAGACCGGGTGATCGGCACGCTCTTCAAGCTCTATCCTTGGGAAGACCTGCTGCGGGACGATTATGCCAAGCACCTGCGCACCGCCGGCTGCCTGATGCTGGAGCCTGCGTGGAAATCGGTGCTGTCGAACAAGGGGCTGCTGCCCGTGCTTTGGCGGATGTTCGAAGGCCATCCGAACCTGCTGCCTGCCTTCTTCGAGGACGAGGTGAGCGGCGCGCTGGCTGGAGATGCGGTGAACGACCCGCTGATCTCTCGCGCTGCAGAGGCGCTGCAGGCAGGCCATGTGAGCAAGCCGATCTTTTCGCGCGAGGGCGCTTCGGTGCGGATCACCGAGAATGGCGCACTGCTCGAAGCGGCGCCCGACGGCGGCTATGAAAACCACGCGCGTGTGGTGCAGGCCTACCAGCCGCTGCCGGTCTTTGAGGGCTTCCGCCCGGTGATCGGCGCATGGGTGATTGGCGAGACCTGCGCTGGCATCGGCGTTCGCGAAGACCGCGCGCGCATCACGCAGGATCTGTCGCGCTTTAAGCCGCATTTCATTAGAGACTGA
- a CDS encoding TRAP transporter substrate-binding protein has translation MSKTFTAAVAGAILLAGAASAQTTLRIQTHQSPESVAGQLVREFAEQVETMSGGSLDLEMFYSSAVVASAETFGAAANGILDCDMTNPSYQTGRNPAFQFVADTMGGYDTPLQYLSWISQGGGREAINELYHESGMEFVGAYLGGQESMNSTAPLAGIEDLKGWKFRSPPGMESEIFAELGATPVVMDFTEIFTALETGIIDGADASTLANNVGLGIYDIAKHTTYPGFHSMSSDHLACNKQVWDGLEPAQQAILKAAVDDLALNLMMRTIVQNGEALTSLPEKGVTIYDWSAEDRAAFRKAAISRWDVWAEKSPEAKVMVDSHKAFLKRIGLGQDSDS, from the coding sequence ATGTCCAAGACCTTTACCGCCGCCGTTGCCGGCGCGATCCTGCTGGCGGGTGCCGCCAGTGCCCAGACCACGCTGCGCATCCAGACCCACCAGTCGCCGGAATCCGTCGCAGGCCAGCTTGTGCGCGAGTTCGCCGAGCAGGTGGAAACCATGTCGGGCGGCTCGCTCGACCTCGAGATGTTCTACAGTTCCGCCGTCGTCGCCTCGGCCGAGACCTTCGGGGCCGCCGCCAACGGCATCCTCGACTGCGACATGACGAACCCCAGCTATCAGACCGGGCGCAACCCGGCGTTCCAATTCGTCGCCGACACCATGGGCGGCTACGACACGCCGCTGCAGTACCTGAGCTGGATCTCGCAGGGCGGTGGCCGCGAGGCGATCAACGAGCTGTACCACGAAAGCGGGATGGAATTCGTCGGCGCCTATCTGGGCGGTCAGGAGTCGATGAACTCCACCGCGCCGCTGGCCGGGATCGAAGACCTCAAGGGCTGGAAATTCCGCTCGCCGCCGGGCATGGAATCCGAGATTTTCGCCGAACTGGGGGCCACCCCGGTGGTGATGGATTTCACCGAGATCTTCACCGCTCTGGAAACCGGCATCATCGACGGGGCGGACGCCTCGACGCTGGCCAACAACGTGGGCCTTGGCATCTACGACATCGCCAAGCACACCACCTACCCCGGCTTCCACTCGATGAGCTCGGACCATCTGGCCTGCAACAAGCAGGTCTGGGACGGGCTCGAGCCGGCGCAGCAGGCGATCCTGAAAGCGGCGGTGGATGATCTGGCGCTGAACCTGATGATGCGCACCATCGTGCAGAACGGCGAGGCGCTGACCTCGCTGCCCGAGAAAGGCGTGACGATCTACGACTGGTCCGCCGAGGACCGCGCCGCCTTCCGCAAGGCCGCGATCAGCCGCTGGGACGTCTGGGCCGAGAAATCGCCCGAGGCCAAGGTCATGGTCGACAGCCACAAGGCCTTCCTCAAGCGCATCGGCCTTGGTCAGGACAGCGACAGCTGA
- a CDS encoding FadR/GntR family transcriptional regulator, translating into MLTPIIQTPRYRLVAEEIAARIRAGDFAPGTKMPADKDLVAKLGVSRTTVREAMIALELMGYVVTRYGAGAFVADTLPAAPPEVKGEPSGLPGFFELVEARAVFEPEIAAIAAGAISPEEIAALNACIEGMCDTALPFDRIEAHDREFHLIVARSTGNSVFVSVVEEFWRVRQRYPEWTRLNNRQSAEDIARFSRDEHVAIVDALAARDAGGARAAMAHHCRNSGQPLLERWQLFEGDGGGEEVLHRLKARAGQS; encoded by the coding sequence ATGCTGACCCCGATTATCCAGACCCCACGATACCGGCTGGTGGCCGAGGAGATCGCCGCGCGCATCCGCGCCGGTGACTTCGCGCCCGGCACCAAGATGCCTGCCGACAAGGATCTGGTCGCAAAGCTCGGGGTCAGCCGCACCACCGTGCGCGAGGCGATGATCGCGCTGGAGCTTATGGGCTATGTGGTCACCCGCTACGGCGCCGGGGCCTTTGTCGCCGATACGCTGCCCGCCGCTCCGCCAGAGGTGAAGGGCGAACCGAGCGGCCTGCCGGGCTTCTTCGAACTGGTCGAGGCGCGCGCCGTCTTCGAGCCCGAGATTGCCGCCATCGCCGCCGGGGCGATCTCGCCCGAGGAAATCGCGGCGCTGAACGCCTGTATCGAGGGCATGTGCGACACCGCCCTGCCCTTCGACCGGATCGAGGCGCATGACCGCGAGTTCCATCTGATCGTCGCGCGCTCCACCGGCAATTCGGTCTTCGTCTCGGTGGTCGAGGAATTCTGGCGCGTGCGTCAGCGCTATCCGGAATGGACCCGCCTCAATAACCGCCAGAGCGCCGAGGACATTGCGCGGTTCTCGCGCGACGAGCATGTGGCCATTGTCGATGCGCTCGCCGCACGCGACGCCGGTGGCGCACGCGCGGCCATGGCGCACCATTGCCGCAACTCGGGCCAACCGCTCTTGGAGCGCTGGCAACTCTTCGAAGGCGATGGCGGCGGCGAGGAAGTGCTGCACCGGCTGAAGGCGCGGGCAGGTCAGAGCTGA
- the denD gene encoding D-erythronate dehydrogenase, producing MNVLIIGGGGFVGRKVAQSLAARGDLRDAPIDKITLADIVAPEPIEAPFPVETRACDITDRASVDALIDAETDVIFHFAAVVSAHAEADFEAGMKVNLDGTLNVLERCRALETCPVVVFTSSLAVFGGEVPDPITDYTIPNPQTSYGMQKAIGELLLNDYSRKGYVDGRGFRLPTISVRPGKPNRAASSFMSSIIREPLNGEPAICPVDEGQEHFYLSPRRCVENLIKGAELDAEDLGMQRCMTMPGQRLSIRQMIDALTAVAGPEPAQLIKWEEQPEIAAIVRGWRFDYRFDKALALGLEADASFEENVRYYMEDDMPKA from the coding sequence ATGAACGTTCTGATCATCGGCGGCGGCGGTTTCGTCGGCCGCAAGGTTGCCCAAAGCCTCGCCGCGCGCGGCGACCTGCGCGACGCGCCCATCGACAAGATCACGCTGGCCGACATTGTGGCGCCCGAGCCCATTGAGGCCCCCTTCCCGGTCGAGACCCGCGCCTGCGACATCACCGACCGTGCCTCGGTGGACGCGCTGATCGACGCCGAGACCGACGTGATCTTCCATTTCGCCGCCGTCGTCTCGGCCCATGCCGAGGCCGATTTCGAGGCAGGCATGAAGGTCAACCTCGACGGCACGCTCAACGTGCTGGAGCGCTGCCGCGCGCTGGAGACCTGCCCGGTGGTGGTCTTCACCTCCTCGCTGGCGGTCTTCGGCGGCGAGGTGCCCGACCCGATCACCGATTACACCATTCCCAACCCGCAGACCTCCTACGGCATGCAGAAGGCCATTGGGGAACTGCTGCTCAACGATTATTCGCGCAAAGGCTATGTGGATGGCCGCGGCTTCCGCCTGCCGACCATCTCGGTGCGTCCGGGCAAGCCCAACCGCGCCGCCTCGTCCTTCATGTCCTCGATCATCCGCGAGCCGCTGAACGGCGAGCCGGCGATCTGCCCGGTGGACGAAGGGCAAGAGCATTTCTACCTCTCGCCGCGCCGCTGCGTGGAAAACCTGATCAAGGGCGCCGAGCTTGATGCCGAAGACCTCGGCATGCAGCGCTGCATGACCATGCCCGGACAACGCCTGTCGATCCGCCAGATGATCGACGCGCTCACCGCCGTGGCCGGGCCGGAACCCGCGCAGCTGATCAAATGGGAAGAACAGCCCGAGATCGCCGCGATCGTGCGCGGCTGGCGGTTCGACTATCGCTTCGACAAGGCGCTGGCGCTGGGGCTTGAAGCCGACGCGAGCTTCGAGGAAAACGTGCGCTACTACATGGAAGACGACATGCCCAAGGCCTGA
- a CDS encoding DUF1190 domain-containing protein: protein MRKRSRTVALAIVGAASFSLAGCREEQVDAQAFPDLESCRSAAINGGMFSAQDCETAFQDAETLHVESAPRYDSLQVCEEQHGEGACDSEAQQVQGGSGGIFMPLLAGYLIGNMLGGRSGMAAAQPLYRTPDGRFTNATGASTYSSNSGRAKLGTSMFSKPPTTAGKAPMTRASVASRGGFGRTGGGRSSFGG from the coding sequence ATGAGAAAACGTTCCAGAACCGTCGCGCTGGCGATCGTCGGCGCCGCCTCGTTCAGCCTTGCGGGCTGCCGCGAGGAGCAGGTGGACGCGCAGGCCTTTCCCGATCTGGAGAGCTGCCGAAGCGCCGCGATCAACGGCGGCATGTTCTCGGCGCAAGATTGCGAGACCGCTTTTCAGGACGCCGAGACGCTGCATGTGGAATCCGCGCCGCGCTATGACAGCCTGCAGGTTTGCGAAGAGCAGCATGGCGAAGGCGCCTGTGACAGCGAAGCACAGCAGGTTCAGGGCGGCTCTGGCGGTATCTTCATGCCGCTGCTGGCGGGTTATCTGATCGGCAATATGCTCGGCGGGCGTTCCGGAATGGCGGCCGCACAGCCGCTGTATCGCACCCCCGACGGGCGCTTCACCAATGCCACCGGCGCCAGCACCTATTCGAGCAATTCGGGCCGCGCGAAGCTGGGCACCAGCATGTTCTCGAAACCGCCGACCACCGCAGGCAAAGCGCCGATGACCCGCGCCAGCGTCGCCTCCCGCGGCGGCTTCGGTCGCACCGGCGGCGGACGCAGCAGTTTTGGCGGATGA